From Mucilaginibacter rubeus, a single genomic window includes:
- the hisC gene encoding histidinol-phosphate transaminase, whose product MFDINNILRENIKRLVPYSSARDEYQGEASIFLDANENAFGSPLDQQFNRYPDPLQYDLKKRITEIKGVPPRNIFVGNGSDEAIDILFRSFCNPGVDNVILVPPTYGMYEVSANINDIEARKVSLTEDYQLNLEGIAEAVNKNTKLIFICSPNNPTGNSINRDDIQTLLANFNGIVVVDEAYINFSRQKSFIQELTECANLVVMQTLSKAWGLAGLRVGMAFASEEIIEVMNKVKPPYNVNESSQQLALAALANVGQVNEWIKETLAQRDRLVLKLKDLEFVLDIYPSDANFILVKTTDANGIYDYLVKQGIIVRNRSKVELCEGCLRITVGTPDENTVLLDTLQNFK is encoded by the coding sequence ATGTTCGACATTAATAATATACTCAGAGAAAATATAAAACGCCTTGTGCCTTATTCATCCGCACGTGATGAGTACCAGGGCGAAGCAAGCATCTTTCTGGATGCAAATGAAAACGCTTTCGGGTCACCATTAGATCAGCAGTTTAACCGCTATCCTGATCCTTTACAGTACGACCTAAAAAAACGTATCACCGAAATAAAAGGGGTGCCACCACGCAATATTTTTGTTGGCAACGGTAGCGATGAGGCTATCGATATCCTGTTCCGCAGTTTTTGTAACCCGGGAGTTGATAATGTGATCCTGGTACCGCCTACTTACGGCATGTATGAGGTATCAGCAAACATCAATGATATTGAAGCCCGTAAAGTAAGCCTAACTGAAGATTATCAGCTTAATTTAGAAGGCATTGCCGAGGCTGTAAATAAAAACACCAAACTGATCTTTATTTGCTCGCCAAACAACCCTACCGGCAACTCTATTAACCGCGACGATATTCAAACCCTGTTGGCTAATTTCAACGGCATTGTCGTAGTTGATGAAGCTTACATCAACTTCAGCAGGCAAAAGTCCTTTATCCAGGAACTTACTGAGTGTGCTAACCTTGTGGTAATGCAAACACTGTCAAAAGCATGGGGTTTAGCAGGTTTACGCGTAGGTATGGCTTTTGCCAGCGAAGAAATCATTGAGGTGATGAACAAAGTAAAGCCACCTTACAACGTTAATGAATCATCGCAGCAACTGGCTTTGGCAGCCTTGGCTAATGTAGGTCAGGTAAACGAATGGATCAAAGAAACCCTTGCACAACGCGACAGGTTAGTATTGAAATTGAAAGACCTCGAATTTGTGCTGGATATATATCCGTCTGACGCCAACTTTATCCTTGTAAAAACTACAGATGCCAACGGCATTTATGATTACCTGGTAAAACAGGGCATCATTGTGCGCAATCGCTCAAAAGTTGA